A part of Myxococcus landrumus genomic DNA contains:
- a CDS encoding nuclear transport factor 2 family protein, producing the protein MASRPLRSVVMELLEDGFGRANRSVFERLVAEDYVQHNPFMPSGRAGLVGLLDELKRIPDNRFIPLRFLEDGDLVLVHSEWLSAGQKRAVFDLFRLRDGLLVEHWDAMQEQPPASALGRTMVDGPTAVKDLERTAANKALVARFLDTALVSGELGALHGFFDGDRYLQHSLGVEDGVSGFVSHLQALAARGAPVRYARVHRIIGEGHFVFAQSEGALGDRRMAFYDLFRVEDGKLAEHWDVHQPIPDTLTHGNGMF; encoded by the coding sequence ATGGCCTCGCGTCCCCTGCGGTCCGTCGTCATGGAGCTCCTGGAGGACGGCTTCGGCCGGGCCAACAGGTCGGTCTTCGAGCGCCTGGTCGCCGAGGACTACGTCCAGCACAACCCCTTCATGCCCTCGGGTCGCGCGGGGCTGGTGGGGCTGCTGGACGAGCTGAAGCGCATCCCCGACAACCGGTTCATCCCGCTGCGCTTCTTGGAGGACGGCGACCTGGTCCTCGTCCACAGCGAGTGGCTCTCCGCGGGACAGAAGCGGGCCGTGTTCGACCTCTTCCGCCTCCGCGACGGACTGCTCGTGGAGCACTGGGATGCGATGCAGGAGCAACCGCCCGCGTCCGCGCTCGGCCGCACCATGGTCGACGGCCCCACGGCGGTGAAGGACCTCGAGCGCACCGCCGCCAACAAGGCCCTGGTCGCGCGCTTCCTCGACACCGCGCTCGTGTCGGGCGAGCTCGGAGCGCTTCACGGGTTCTTCGATGGGGACCGCTACCTCCAGCACAGCCTCGGCGTCGAGGATGGAGTGAGCGGCTTCGTCTCACACCTCCAGGCGCTCGCGGCCCGGGGCGCCCCTGTGCGATACGCGCGTGTCCATCGCATCATCGGCGAAGGCCACTTCGTGTTCGCGCAATCCGAGGGTGCGCTTGGCGACAGGCGGATGGCCTTCTACGACCTGTTCCGCGTCGAGGACGGGAAGCTCGCCGAGCACTGGGATGTCCACCAGCCCATCCCGGACACGCTGACTCATGGCAACGGGATGTTCTGA
- a CDS encoding cytochrome P450 produces MEPDFNPAHPAFRADPHRWLGWLRERDPVHFSPRLNAWVLTRYDDVRRAATDVSHFSNDTLSVLVGKHAGAMGPRRTEHRIGTNLGMADGAVHTRLRAAIAPSFTPAAIQRLEGELQHFVDGLLRRAASGGELDLVAGLGRPLAVEAVASGLFGIPEGEREPLFGWAAATTRISDPLLTREERRENFLELTRFADYLDALIVRRRQQPGDDLLSRIADTDRSGLSHPEVLATCMSIVGGGIDTVSMGISRGILALLDHPGQMELLRENPDLLPGATEEILRFCAPAVFAARVVRTDLELKEKTLKAGDVVLYSPAAACRDPAVFSDPDRLDLRREVERGHNLAFGHGAHYCIGAALARLELRVAFRGVLSRLPRLELKVPRSFLTYGRNLMSMGIESLPVTFRPGPPQNIPLP; encoded by the coding sequence ATGGAGCCCGACTTCAATCCAGCGCATCCCGCCTTCCGGGCGGACCCCCACCGTTGGCTCGGCTGGCTGCGTGAGCGAGACCCCGTTCACTTCAGCCCGCGACTCAATGCCTGGGTCCTCACCCGGTACGACGACGTCCGCCGCGCCGCGACGGACGTGTCCCACTTCAGCAATGACACGCTGTCGGTCCTGGTGGGCAAGCACGCGGGAGCCATGGGGCCCCGGAGGACGGAGCACCGCATCGGCACGAACCTGGGCATGGCGGACGGTGCGGTCCACACCCGGCTCCGCGCCGCCATCGCGCCTTCCTTCACACCCGCGGCCATCCAACGACTGGAAGGGGAGCTCCAGCACTTCGTCGATGGGTTGCTGCGTCGGGCGGCGTCTGGAGGCGAGCTGGACCTCGTCGCCGGACTGGGCCGGCCGCTTGCCGTCGAGGCCGTGGCCTCCGGACTGTTCGGCATCCCCGAAGGAGAGCGGGAGCCGCTGTTCGGCTGGGCGGCGGCCACCACGCGCATCAGCGACCCCTTGCTCACCCGCGAGGAGCGCAGGGAGAACTTCCTCGAGCTCACCCGGTTCGCTGACTACCTGGACGCGCTGATTGTCCGGCGACGGCAACAGCCCGGGGACGACCTGCTCTCACGCATCGCCGACACGGACCGAAGTGGCCTCTCTCATCCGGAGGTGCTCGCGACGTGCATGTCGATTGTCGGGGGTGGCATCGACACGGTCAGCATGGGCATCAGCCGAGGCATCCTGGCGTTGCTGGACCATCCCGGCCAGATGGAGCTCCTGCGGGAGAACCCAGACCTGCTGCCGGGCGCGACGGAGGAGATCCTCCGCTTCTGCGCGCCCGCCGTGTTCGCCGCACGCGTGGTTCGCACGGACCTGGAGCTGAAGGAGAAGACGCTCAAGGCAGGGGACGTGGTGCTCTACTCACCGGCCGCGGCCTGTCGGGACCCCGCGGTCTTCTCGGATCCGGATCGCCTCGACCTGCGCCGCGAAGTCGAGCGGGGCCACAACCTGGCGTTTGGTCATGGCGCCCACTACTGCATCGGCGCGGCGCTCGCCCGGCTGGAGCTGCGCGTGGCCTTTCGCGGGGTCCTCTCCCGTCTGCCTCGCCTCGAGCTGAAGGTGCCCCGGTCCTTCCTGACGTATGGACGCAACCTCATGTCCATGGGCATCGAGTCCCTGCCCGTCACCTTCCGACCGGGCCCGCCTCAGAACATCCCGTTGCCATGA
- a CDS encoding HEAT repeat domain-containing protein produces the protein MITKVSDVKTLVAAGKANPKAVFGDIHALAASDDWKVREVAATALVELSKKHPDAVLGEVRKWARASDENVRRASSEGLRGLARTQFESVVPVLEMLNADSSLYVRKSVANLLRDGSKKNPALVLELCERWLSASKGDANTRWIVTNGLAKVRETEPQKVDALLGPAQEKKAAAKKAPAKKAATKK, from the coding sequence ATGATTACGAAGGTATCGGACGTGAAGACCTTGGTGGCGGCCGGCAAGGCCAACCCGAAGGCGGTGTTCGGGGACATCCACGCCCTGGCCGCGAGCGACGACTGGAAGGTCCGCGAGGTGGCGGCGACGGCACTGGTGGAGCTGTCCAAGAAGCACCCCGACGCGGTGCTGGGAGAGGTGCGCAAGTGGGCGCGGGCATCGGATGAGAACGTCCGGAGGGCGTCCAGCGAGGGCTTGCGGGGATTGGCTCGCACGCAGTTCGAGAGCGTGGTCCCCGTCCTCGAGATGCTGAACGCGGACTCCAGCCTGTATGTCCGCAAGTCCGTCGCGAACCTGCTCCGTGACGGCAGCAAGAAGAACCCCGCGCTCGTGTTGGAGCTGTGCGAGCGGTGGCTGAGCGCCAGCAAGGGGGACGCCAACACCCGGTGGATTGTCACCAACGGCCTGGCCAAGGTGCGCGAGACGGAGCCCCAGAAGGTCGACGCGTTGCTGGGGCCCGCGCAGGAGAAGAAGGCGGCGGCGAAGAAGGCCCCCGCGAAGAAGGCGGCAACGAAGAAGTAG
- a CDS encoding SCP2 sterol-binding domain-containing protein, with translation MPRVSSVKEYFDTLPARFVTGASKGVNAVFQFNLPGDGGGTYHVEVADGTMAVHEGPAASPTATLQMNAQEYLKMANGDLNGMMAFMSGSLKVTGNMMLAQKLQAIFPQGA, from the coding sequence ATGCCACGCGTTTCCAGTGTCAAAGAATACTTCGATACGCTGCCCGCCCGCTTCGTGACGGGTGCTTCCAAGGGCGTCAACGCGGTCTTCCAGTTCAACCTGCCTGGGGATGGAGGCGGCACCTACCACGTGGAGGTCGCCGACGGCACCATGGCGGTGCATGAGGGGCCCGCGGCTTCGCCCACCGCGACGCTCCAGATGAACGCGCAGGAGTACCTCAAGATGGCGAATGGAGACCTCAACGGGATGATGGCCTTCATGAGCGGGAGCCTCAAGGTGACGGGCAACATGATGCTCGCCCAGAAGCTGCAAGCCATCTTCCCGCAGGGGGCCTGA
- a CDS encoding radical SAM protein, which produces MKLTFEEYQPRQVVHVHKRVDGPWFWTRYSAHPYVGCRSGCTFCYLRGGRYLGKRDPATFDTLIQVKTNVVERLRSELSRLERDVLACGDWQQPAEDRYRLSRQMLEVAHELSFPVFIVERSPLLERDLDLLKALSRRSWVGVVISFSNLSPRLKAAFEPRSPGLQRRLQCMERLASAGILVGASLMPIIPFVGDDTAHLDEAVRMTAAHGGKFVLGAGMSMEGEQAALTWEAAGRLEPSLPGRWRKLYGNEPDGTPSSSAPREYKARIGQQVRELCERHGVLARMPRYIPEGPLAVNKWVAERLFLKCWELDLELASPSRVWAYRKAAWTVDVLPRSIVDIHQQQPGTGLRRLPEMGEAVARDIERWLLEWPAMRKERVRAASPSTFGPLFDAPEEKP; this is translated from the coding sequence ATGAAGCTCACGTTCGAGGAATACCAGCCCCGCCAGGTGGTCCACGTGCACAAGCGCGTGGACGGCCCGTGGTTCTGGACGCGCTACAGCGCGCACCCGTATGTGGGCTGCCGCAGCGGTTGCACCTTCTGCTACCTGCGAGGCGGTCGCTATCTAGGGAAGCGGGACCCGGCCACCTTCGACACCCTCATCCAGGTGAAGACGAACGTGGTGGAGCGGCTGCGCTCGGAGCTGTCCCGGCTGGAGCGGGATGTGCTCGCGTGTGGCGACTGGCAGCAGCCCGCGGAGGACCGCTACCGGCTGTCGCGCCAGATGCTGGAGGTGGCGCATGAGCTCTCCTTCCCCGTGTTCATCGTGGAGCGCTCCCCGCTCCTGGAGCGGGACCTGGACCTGCTGAAGGCGCTCAGCCGGCGAAGCTGGGTGGGGGTGGTCATCAGCTTCAGCAACCTCTCGCCGCGACTGAAGGCCGCCTTCGAGCCTCGCAGCCCGGGCCTCCAGCGCCGGCTCCAGTGCATGGAGCGGCTCGCCTCGGCGGGCATCCTGGTGGGCGCGTCGCTGATGCCCATCATCCCCTTCGTGGGCGACGACACCGCGCACCTGGACGAGGCCGTGCGGATGACGGCGGCGCATGGCGGCAAGTTCGTCCTCGGTGCGGGCATGAGCATGGAGGGAGAACAGGCCGCGCTCACCTGGGAGGCCGCCGGGAGGCTGGAGCCCTCGTTGCCAGGACGATGGCGGAAGCTCTACGGCAACGAGCCGGATGGCACGCCGAGCTCCAGCGCGCCTCGTGAGTACAAGGCCCGCATCGGCCAGCAGGTCCGGGAGTTGTGCGAGCGCCACGGGGTGCTCGCGCGCATGCCCCGGTACATCCCCGAGGGGCCGCTCGCGGTGAACAAGTGGGTCGCGGAGCGACTCTTCTTGAAGTGCTGGGAGCTGGACCTGGAGCTGGCCAGCCCCTCCCGTGTCTGGGCCTACCGGAAGGCCGCATGGACGGTGGATGTGTTGCCGCGGAGCATCGTGGATATCCACCAGCAACAGCCGGGCACGGGGCTGCGGCGGTTGCCCGAGATGGGCGAGGCCGTGGCTCGGGACATCGAGCGCTGGCTCCTGGAGTGGCCCGCGATGCGCAAGGAGCGCGTCCGGGCCGCCAGTCCCTCTACATTCGGGCCGTTGTTCGACGCTCCCGAGGAGAAGCCATGA